The Pecten maximus chromosome 12, xPecMax1.1, whole genome shotgun sequence genome includes a region encoding these proteins:
- the LOC117338865 gene encoding neuroblast differentiation-associated protein AHNAK-like: MDEPVVVIGVPVVDMDEPEVVIDDPEVVNGVPVVDMDDPVFVMGAPVVDMDEPVVVMGVPVVDMDEPVFVKSIPVVDIDEPVFVIGVPVVDMDEPVVVIGVPVVDMDEPVVVIVPVVDMDEPVVVIGVPVVDMDEPVVVIGVPVVDMDELVVVIGVPVVDMDDPEVVMVPVVDMDEPVVVIGDPVVDMDEPVVVIGVPVVDIDNPEVVNGVPVVDMDEPVFVMGVPVVDMDEPSVPVVDIDEPVIVIDVPVVDMDEPVVVMGVPVVDIDEPVVVIGVPVVDMDELVVVIGVPVVDMDEPEVVIDEPVIVKGVPVVDMDETVVVIGVPVVDIDEPVVVIGVPVVDMDEVVVVIGVPVVDMDEPVVVIGVPVVDMDEPVVGMGVPVVDIDEPEVVMGVPVVDIDDPEVVNGVPVVDMDEPVVVICVPVVDTDEPVIVMGVPVVDIDDPEVVNCVPVVDMDEPVVAIGVPVVDMDEPVVALGVPVVDMDELVVVIGGPVDDMDGPVFVKGVPVVDIDEPEVVMGVPVLDIDEPVVVIGDPVVDMDEPVVVMGVPVVDMDEPVVVIDEPVVVMGVPVVDMDDPVVGMDVPVVDMDEPEVVMGVPVLDIDDPEVVNGVPVVDMDEPVVVICVPVVDTDEPVIVMGVPVVDIDDPEVVNCVPVVDMDEPVVALGVPVVDMDELVVVIGGPVDDMDGPLVVMGVPVVDIDEPEVVMGVPVLDIDEPVVVIGDPVVDMDEPVVVIGVPVVDIDDPEVVKGVPVVDMDEPVIVMGSPVVDMDEPSVPVVDIDEPVIVIDVPVVDMDEPVVVIGVPVVDMDEPVVVIGVPVVDMDELVVVIGVPVVDMDEPEVVIDEPVFVIGVPVVDMDEPVVVIGVPVVDMDEPVVVIGVPVVDMDEPMNQYLLLVFLLSTWMNQLL; encoded by the exons atgatcctgaagTTGTCAATGGTGTGCccgttgtcgacatggatgatCCAGTATTTGTTATGGGTGCTCCTGTTGTTGACATGGATGAACCTGTAGTTGTTAtgggtgttcctgttgtcgacatggatgaaccagtaTTTGTTAAGAGTAttcctgttgtcgacatagATGAACCAGTATTTGTTAttggtgttcctgttgtcgacatggatgaaccagttGTTGTAATTGGTGTCCccgttgtcgacatggatgagcCCGTAGTTGTTAtcg ttcctgttgtcgacatggatgaaccagttGTTGTAATTGGTGTTCCCGTTGTGGACATGGATGAGCCCGTAGTTGTTAtcggtgttcctgttgtcgacatggatgaactAGTAGTTGTTAtaggtgttcctgttgtcgacatggatgatCCAGAAGTTGTTATGG TTCCCGTTGTtgacatggatgaaccagtgGTTGTTATAGGTGatcctgttgtcgacatggatgaacccGTAGTTGTTAtaggtgttcctgttgtcgacatagATAATCCTGAAGTTGTCAATGGTGTGCccgttgtcgacatggatgaaccagtaTTTGTTATGGGTGTTCCTGTTGTtgacatggatgaacca agtgttcctgttgtcgacatagATGAACCAGTAATTGTTATTGatgttcctgttgtcgacatggatgaaccagtagtTGTTATGGGTGTTCCCGTTGTCGACATAGATGAGCCCGTAGTTGTTAtcggtgttcctgttgtcgacatggatgaactAGTAGTTGTTAtaggtgttcctgttgtcgacatggatgaaccagaAGTTGTTAtcg ATGAACCCGTAATTGTTAagggtgttcctgttgtcgatATGGATGAAACAGTTGTTGTAATTGGTGTTCCCGTTGTCGACATTGATGAGCCCGTAGTTGTTAtcggtgttcctgttgtcgacatggatgaagTAGTAGTTGTTAtaggtgttcctgttgtcgacatggatgaaccagtagtTGTAATTGGTGTTCccgttgtcgacatggatgagcCCGTAGTTGGTATGGGcgttcctgttgtcgacatagATGAACCAGAAGTTGTTATGGGTGTTCCTGTTGTGGATATAGATGATCCTGAAGTTGTCAATGGTGTGCCCGTTGTCGATATGGATGAACCAGTAGTTGTTATATGTGTTCCCGTTGTCGACACAGATGAACCCGTAATTGTTATGGGTGTTCCTGTTGTGGacatagatgatcctgaagTTGTCAATTGTGTGCCCGTTGTCGATATGGATGAACCAGTTGTTGCAATTGGTGTTCccgttgtcgacatggatgaaccagtagtTGCTTTAGGTGTTCccgttgtcgacatggatgaactAGTTGTTGTTATTGGTGGTCCTGTTGACGACATGGATGGACCAGTATTTGTTAAGGGTGTTCCCGTTGTCGACATAGATGAACCAGAAGTTGTTATGGGTGTTCCCGTTCTCGACATAGATGAACCAGTAGTTGTAATTGGTGATCccgttgtcgacatggatgagcCCGTAGTTGTTATGGGcgttcctgttgtcgacatggatgaaccagtagtTGTTATCG ATGAACCAGTAGTTGTTATGGGTGTTCCCGTAGTCGACATGGATGACCCCGTAGTTGGTATGGAcgttcctgttgtcgacatggatgaaccagaAGTTGTTATGGGTGTTCCTGTTTTGGacatagatgatcctgaagTTGTCAATGGTGTGCCCGTTGTCGATATGGATGAACCAGTAGTTGTTATATGTGTTCCCGTTGTCGACACAGATGAACCCGTAATTGTTATGGGTGTTCCTGTTGTGGacatagatgatcctgaagTTGTCAATTGTGTGCCCGTTGTCGATATGGATGAACCAGTAGTTGCTTTAGGTGTTCccgttgtcgacatggatgaactAGTTGTTGTTATTGGTGGTCCTGTTGACGACATGGATGGACCACTAGTTGTTATGGGTGTTCCCGTTGTCGACATAGATGAACCAGAAGTTGTTATGGGTGTTCCCGTTCTCGACATAGATGAACCAGTAGTTGTAATTGGTGATCccgttgtcgacatggatgagcCCGTAGTTGTTAtaggtgttcctgttgtcgacatagatgatcctgaagTTGTCAAGGGTGTGCccgttgtcgacatggatgaaccagtcATTGTTATGGGTTCTCCTGTTGTtgacatggatgaacca agtgttcctgttgtcgacatagATGAACCAGTAATTGTTATTGatgttcctgttgtcgacatggatgaaccagttGTTGTAATTGGTGTTCccgttgtcgacatggatgagcCCGTAGTTGTTAtcggtgttcctgttgtcgacatggatgaactAGTAGTTGTTAtaggtgttcctgttgtcgacatggatgaaccagaAGTTGTTAtcg ATGAACCAGTATTTGTTAttggtgttcctgttgtcgacatggatgaaccagttGTTGTAATTGGTGTCCccgttgtcgacatggatgagcCCGTAGTTGTTAtcggtgttcctgttgtcgacatggatgaacca ATGAACCAGTATTTGTTAttggtgttcctgttgtcgacatggatgaaccagttGTTGTAA